The Dyella sp. 2HG41-7 sequence TTCTCGCTGATCGGCACCATTTACGGTGGCAACGGAACCAGCAATTTTCAGCTGCCCAATCTGGCCGCGCGAGCGGCATGCAGCCAAGGACAAGGGCCCAACTTGACGTCGCGCAGTCCCGGCAACACGTTTGGCGTCGACAGCGTCACGCTTGCCGCCACTCAGATGCCGACGCATACGCACGGGTTCACGCTCTACAACCAGCCCGACACCAGCCTGCGCAGCAACACACCTACGACGAACAGTGCATTGCTGGTGCCTTTGACGGACGCTTTTCCGACCACGAGTGTTTCGCCCAACACGACCTTCAGTCCGCAAATGCTGAGTCCCAATGGGGGAAACCAACCGCATGAGAACCGCCAACCGGTCTTAGCGATCAACTATTGCATCGCTTTGAACGGTGTTTTCCCTTCGTTTGGATGATACCGGGCGCGACACTTTCGCTTCCGGCTTTTCCCTCGGCGCGACCGGATGCGCCGGCACGCACGGCATCGTTCGCCGTGCCGGACATCCGGTTGCGGCATGCCGAGGCATCGGACTTGCCGTTTCTGCGTCAGCTCTATGGCATCTTGCGTGCGCAAGAGCTGGCGCAAACCGGTTGGCCGAACGATCTGCGACAAGCATTTCTCGACAGCCAGTTCGCGCTGCAGCATCGTCACTTTGTGGCGATGTATGCCGCAGCCGATTTTTATCTCGTGCAATGTGGCGATGAACCGATCGGCCGTTTTTATCTGCTGCGCGAGCGGCCGTATTTCCTCGTCGTCGACATCGCTTTGCTTCCGTCCTGGCGCGGACGCAGCATTGGCACGGATCTGCTGGCGTGGGCGCAACGGCTCGTGGAACAGGACCACGATGCCGCAGGCATCGATCTGCACGTGGACGAGCGCAACGTCGCAGCCCAGCGGCTCTATGCGCGACTCGGCTTCCACGTCAGCACGCATGCATCGCCATATATCGCGATGCGATGGTCGTGCGAATCAACGACTCAGTTGAACACGGCCTGATACACGAAGCCGTCCTGATTGCGCGCCACCGGCACCAGAAAAATGCCGAACGCGCCCAGCGCGGGACTTTCCATCTGATAGATGCGCTGAGGAAACAGCACGGCCGAAGCATGCTGAAAAAACAGCGAAAAAGGCGCGCGCATCGCCGCTTGAAATCCGTGTGCCTGTAGAGGACGCGCTTCGATCAACACAAATGGCGAATGGCCAGCCCCGAGATCGACCGTAAAGGTCTCATTGATGTGACCGGCGAAATGTTCCAGCGTAAGGATCTGCACGTCCACCCCCTGTGGTTCGGCGAGCAACGAGTGTCGCACGGAAAACTTTCGGACGATAGCTTGGAGCGTGTTCGATCGGAGCGAAGCATGCATTGAAGCAAACCGGACTGATTTCGCAGTCCGGTTTGCGTGCAATGCACCAACCGCGATCAATGCAACGCGTTGAGCGCCGGATCGCGTTCCACTTTGTAAATCTTCGCGGGCGGCGCCGCCGACTTCAGCAGTTTCAGCTTGACGTCGCGCTGCTGGCAAGCGTTGCCGCCTTTGACGAAGACGCCGTCCTGCGTGCACTTCCACTCGTAGAAGTTCTGGATGCCGCCAGCGAGCTGCAGGCTGTAATCGGTGCTGAGCGC is a genomic window containing:
- a CDS encoding tail fiber protein, with amino-acid sequence MTQPFIGEIQVFGFNFAPYGWAQCNGPVLPISQYSALFSLIGTIYGGNGTSNFQLPNLAARAACSQGQGPNLTSRSPGNTFGVDSVTLAATQMPTHTHGFTLYNQPDTSLRSNTPTTNSALLVPLTDAFPTTSVSPNTTFSPQMLSPNGGNQPHENRQPVLAINYCIALNGVFPSFG
- a CDS encoding GNAT family N-acetyltransferase, producing the protein MPDIRLRHAEASDLPFLRQLYGILRAQELAQTGWPNDLRQAFLDSQFALQHRHFVAMYAAADFYLVQCGDEPIGRFYLLRERPYFLVVDIALLPSWRGRSIGTDLLAWAQRLVEQDHDAAGIDLHVDERNVAAQRLYARLGFHVSTHASPYIAMRWSCESTTQLNTA